The Pelorhabdus rhamnosifermentans genome includes a window with the following:
- a CDS encoding site-specific integrase → MTLESHAANTSYSELVTVALRTGMRRGELLALSWDAIDFKAKTIFVKRSLSHTKEKGYEFKLTKNNTRRKIEVTSEVLDALRIRFLVQQILQEKLGNYYEDNNLVFCREDGKPMYPGTPSAWFPDFCAEHGLPKLTFHCLRHTHASQLLSTGEDISYVSKRLGHSDVSVTYKRYFHLIPLEQRESLRALEKKFKNKKLS, encoded by the coding sequence ATAACTCTTGAATCGCATGCTGCTAATACTTCCTATTCCGAATTAGTCACGGTTGCCTTACGCACCGGAATGCGACGCGGCGAACTATTGGCACTCTCCTGGGATGCGATCGACTTTAAAGCTAAAACTATATTTGTCAAGAGATCTCTCTCTCATACGAAAGAGAAAGGATATGAATTTAAATTAACAAAGAATAACACACGCCGTAAAATCGAAGTCACATCCGAGGTTTTAGATGCTTTAAGAATTCGATTTTTAGTACAGCAAATATTACAAGAAAAGCTTGGAAATTATTACGAAGATAATAACCTAGTATTTTGCCGAGAAGATGGTAAACCAATGTATCCAGGAACACCCTCCGCATGGTTCCCTGATTTTTGTGCTGAACATGGCCTGCCTAAATTAACATTTCATTGTTTGCGGCATACTCACGCTAGCCAATTGTTATCTACCGGCGAAGATATTAGTTATGTATCGAAACGACTTGGGCATAGTGATGTGTCGGTAACATATAAACGTTATTTTCACCTAATTCCACTTGAGCAACGCGAATCATTACGAGCTTTAGAAAAAAAATTCAAAAATAAAAAGCTGAGTTGA
- a CDS encoding universal stress protein — MADKKIIVAYDGSSDSKKALSMATDLSKDIAADVVVVSVYDVPIALADGVSYSEWAADCEKACEARVAEGKKLCEDKGIVVYTEVLQGNPADEIIKYAENEQAYLIISGTRGLGGFARLLVGSVAHKIVTYSKIPVLVVK; from the coding sequence GTGGCAGATAAAAAAATTATTGTTGCTTACGATGGATCTTCCGATAGTAAAAAAGCATTAAGCATGGCTACAGATTTATCAAAAGATATTGCAGCAGACGTTGTTGTTGTATCAGTTTATGACGTGCCTATTGCATTAGCAGATGGAGTTAGTTATAGTGAATGGGCAGCAGATTGTGAAAAGGCTTGTGAGGCAAGAGTGGCAGAAGGGAAAAAACTTTGTGAAGACAAGGGTATCGTGGTATATACTGAAGTGTTGCAGGGAAACCCTGCCGATGAAATCATTAAATACGCCGAAAATGAACAAGCTTATTTGATTATTTCTGGTACACGTGGTCTGGGTGGATTTGCCCGTTTGTTGGTGGGAAGTGTAGCGCATAAGATTGTTACTTATTCTAAAATTCCTGTATTAGTTGTAAAATAA
- a CDS encoding HD domain-containing phosphohydrolase: MYFNINPINLLRALSLALELASGGLSRHHWRTAIIADRIAEEINLVDKERQQLIYAALLHDIGAASSWSEKHQIRNYANPLLHKHAEVGYELLKDSAQLGYLADTIRHHHDLWDGSSPASFVGQEIPLLSRIISLADRVEVLLRDDQFIFDQRPVILATIRQSSGISFDPDLVQALHEISRQESFWLDLVNSRYYQNFFQQLESYGSTRFNLDDVMNISEIFATIIDRTSRFTAAHSRSVSTVAAFLASSMGFCADEVKVMRIAGLMHDLGKLAVSSGILEKNGKLTVHEYHIIKQHPYYTYRILNEIDGFHTIAEWAAYHHETLDGKGYPFCIQESSLSLGSRIMAVADIFTALTENRPYRATLEITKVEKIMQTMVANHKIDDQITAKLFSNSQQVRDLKQQVLEQTFY, translated from the coding sequence ATGTATTTTAATATAAACCCAATTAATTTGCTGCGGGCCCTATCACTGGCTCTAGAACTTGCTTCGGGTGGATTATCTCGTCATCATTGGCGCACTGCGATTATTGCTGATCGGATTGCTGAGGAGATCAACCTCGTTGACAAAGAACGGCAACAGCTAATTTATGCAGCACTGCTTCACGATATTGGCGCAGCATCTAGTTGGTCGGAAAAACATCAGATTCGTAATTACGCTAACCCGTTGCTGCATAAACATGCTGAAGTTGGTTATGAACTGCTGAAGGATTCAGCGCAATTAGGTTATTTAGCTGATACCATTCGTCATCATCATGATTTGTGGGACGGGTCAAGTCCGGCAAGTTTCGTTGGTCAGGAGATCCCGCTGTTGAGCCGCATTATTAGTTTGGCTGATCGTGTGGAAGTGTTACTGAGAGATGATCAGTTTATTTTTGATCAACGGCCAGTCATTTTAGCAACGATTCGCCAATCTAGTGGTATTTCTTTTGATCCGGACTTAGTTCAGGCATTGCATGAAATTTCTCGGCAGGAAAGTTTTTGGTTAGATCTGGTGAATTCGCGGTATTATCAAAATTTTTTTCAACAACTTGAATCTTATGGTTCAACGCGGTTTAATTTAGATGATGTTATGAATATTTCGGAGATTTTTGCAACAATTATTGACCGCACGAGTCGTTTTACGGCTGCTCATTCTCGCAGTGTGTCTACAGTTGCCGCCTTTTTAGCTAGTAGCATGGGATTTTGTGCGGATGAGGTAAAAGTTATGCGTATTGCTGGACTTATGCATGATCTAGGGAAACTAGCAGTTTCTAGTGGTATTTTAGAAAAGAACGGTAAATTGACTGTACACGAATATCATATCATTAAGCAGCATCCTTATTATACTTATCGCATTTTAAATGAAATTGATGGTTTCCATACCATTGCAGAGTGGGCAGCCTATCATCATGAGACGCTTGACGGAAAAGGATATCCTTTTTGTATTCAGGAAAGCTCGCTGAGTTTAGGATCAAGGATTATGGCTGTTGCTGATATTTTTACTGCTTTAACGGAAAATCGACCTTATCGGGCTACATTAGAAATAACTAAGGTAGAAAAAATTATGCAAACCATGGTTGCTAATCATAAAATAGACGATCAAATAACGGCTAAGCTTTTTAGTAACTCTCAGCAAGTTCGTGATTTGAAACAACAAGTTCTTGAGCAGACTTTTTATTAG
- a CDS encoding helix-turn-helix domain-containing protein has protein sequence METLGAKIKHLRNKLTQEELAAILQVDRSTLASWEVNRREPDIATLCRIANFFKVSIDWLVGYSQDISSHSRYIHETVNDYGIKIDEAWQTVMILAQHYGLKPDDVRQLIEINSKIARSLNGK, from the coding sequence ATGGAAACTTTAGGAGCTAAAATTAAACATTTACGAAATAAACTAACGCAAGAAGAATTGGCCGCCATCCTTCAGGTTGATCGTTCGACCTTAGCATCATGGGAAGTGAATCGCCGTGAACCTGACATTGCAACATTATGTCGCATAGCAAATTTTTTTAAGGTAAGTATTGATTGGCTTGTTGGTTATAGTCAGGATATTTCTTCGCATTCAAGATACATTCATGAAACTGTAAACGATTATGGTATTAAAATAGATGAAGCTTGGCAGACTGTAATGATTTTGGCCCAACACTACGGGCTTAAACCGGATGATGTACGTCAACTAATCGAAATAAATTCGAAGATAGCCCGGTCATTGAATGGGAAATAG
- a CDS encoding response regulator, with the protein MKNRNPLILIVDNSSKTRALITLFSERKYEVNWTTNGETALISALKTLPDLILLDVTIPDIDDCKTWRWFKKQPSLAAIPIIFLTTKTDITSNEKQLAWNSIDYINPLNFSRLLMQIKKSLVNIRQNTVR; encoded by the coding sequence ATGAAAAATAGAAACCCGCTTATTCTCATTGTAGACAATTCTTCTAAAACCCGCGCTCTTATTACTTTATTTTCAGAAAGAAAGTACGAAGTAAATTGGACTACAAATGGTGAAACAGCATTGATTTCCGCACTTAAAACTTTACCAGATCTTATTCTATTAGATGTAACGATACCGGACATTGATGATTGTAAAACCTGGCGTTGGTTCAAGAAGCAGCCTTCGTTAGCTGCCATTCCAATTATTTTTCTCACCACTAAAACTGACATAACAAGTAACGAAAAACAACTCGCTTGGAATTCCATCGATTATATAAACCCCTTAAATTTTTCCCGTTTGCTCATGCAAATAAAGAAATCGTTAGTTAATATAAGACAAAACACTGTTCGTTGA
- a CDS encoding lipase family protein, which produces MKRIFFLLFTLVLIYTPLAGHTGPKEDYEEAYKLYITAGTSVAAYDDRIGELTNHYLEQDGWKIDHYIQPEGHNGARFVLAQKANQAGGTTYIIAIVGTESSEDIKMDLSFDKVYFAGTNLDEFAANAAKKDVPNTEPKVHRGFNKFVQAGPAATLRNVKFNSHLLIDLIKSNKNDMLYLTGHSLGGAAATLAGARLLSSGINPDQIEVITFGAPAVGNAAFAAKFEGLLHLTRVVNSGDAVTGILQTLVGGYQQFGREIKWNLPDTLDKPHNLTAYVDSALKNYYDKRRLAIQAGINLPEQLTTQQTNFDRIYTAPLQNSLPHQLTADFGYMCEALDDEHRQTLPNSIIASNSTPLTWQQAATASNCRLAILSEVSAVRLKQEKNTYHIILNQTVYDVTTGAIVNMATFSTATYNLTPLEAFIHDFKGIRDSEASWLNQRSSAKDG; this is translated from the coding sequence ATGAAACGTATATTTTTTCTTCTTTTCACCCTTGTCCTCATCTATACCCCGCTTGCTGGACATACAGGTCCAAAAGAAGATTATGAAGAAGCTTACAAATTATATATTACAGCCGGAACTAGCGTAGCAGCCTATGATGACCGAATTGGCGAACTCACCAATCATTATTTAGAACAAGACGGCTGGAAAATCGATCACTATATACAACCAGAGGGCCATAATGGCGCTCGCTTCGTCCTAGCACAAAAAGCCAACCAAGCCGGAGGCACAACTTACATCATTGCCATTGTGGGTACGGAATCATCTGAAGACATAAAAATGGACTTAAGTTTTGATAAAGTATATTTTGCCGGTACCAACTTAGACGAATTCGCCGCTAATGCCGCTAAAAAGGATGTACCAAATACAGAACCGAAAGTTCACCGCGGATTTAATAAATTCGTACAAGCCGGACCGGCAGCAACCTTACGTAACGTCAAATTTAATTCACACTTGCTTATCGATCTGATTAAAAGCAACAAAAATGATATGTTATATCTTACAGGACATAGTCTTGGCGGCGCAGCAGCAACACTAGCCGGAGCCAGGCTGCTAAGCAGCGGAATAAATCCCGATCAAATTGAAGTTATCACCTTTGGCGCACCTGCCGTAGGCAATGCGGCATTTGCTGCTAAATTTGAAGGTCTCCTTCACCTAACTCGCGTAGTCAATTCCGGCGATGCCGTAACAGGCATTTTGCAAACGCTCGTGGGAGGCTATCAGCAGTTTGGTCGGGAAATTAAATGGAACCTTCCTGACACACTCGATAAGCCCCATAATCTCACTGCCTATGTCGATTCGGCCCTCAAAAACTATTATGACAAACGTCGTCTAGCCATACAAGCAGGAATAAACTTGCCTGAACAGTTGACAACCCAGCAGACAAATTTTGACCGCATCTATACCGCGCCACTCCAAAACAGCTTACCTCATCAACTGACAGCAGATTTTGGGTATATGTGTGAAGCTTTAGACGATGAACATCGGCAAACGTTACCAAACTCTATCATCGCAAGCAATTCCACACCACTCACTTGGCAACAAGCAGCTACAGCATCGAATTGCCGCTTAGCCATTTTATCCGAAGTAAGCGCAGTCCGATTGAAACAAGAAAAAAACACCTATCATATTATTTTGAACCAGACTGTATATGATGTTACTACAGGTGCTATCGTGAACATGGCTACCTTTTCTACTGCC